Part of the Saccharomyces mikatae IFO 1815 strain IFO1815 genome assembly, chromosome: 1 genome is shown below.
CACTACAAGAGTAGCAGCAATTAGGATAAAACAAGCTGTCGTTTGGTCAGTGTTCCGTTCGTTGGCTCGGCATGAAGTCTCTTCCTGAGGACATTTTCCATTCGTATTGGAACTATTTGTTTAACGAAGTAGTTCATTATCTGCCAATTATGGTAGTAGTCTTAATAATCGTAGGGTTAGTTTTGTCAATGGTGCATTTTCGCGACAGCAAACCTTGCGTTCACGTTCTTGGGGTATTACTATTCCTCACCCCTTTCGCTTTAATAGTTCCTATATGCTTTTTCAGGGAACAGCTCGGTGATCGGAATTTCCAAAGAAAGCTTTTAGTGGAAGTGATCACACGCAAACCCGCGGTGAAGGGGAAAGAATGGAAAACTATTACATACAATATGAACCAGTATTTATTCGTTAACAATTTATGGAACACTCCATACTACTTCTACCGCGACGAAGATTGCCATCGTTACTTTCTGAGCCTTATTGAAGGACACACCTTCAAGAAGCAAGACAAATCGTCCATCAACAGTGTCAAGGACGTACAACGCACcgaatttttcactttcagTCCCGGACCTAATTACCAAGTGTGTCTTTCCAAGGCAGCTGAGATCGAACAACGATCTCAGAATTATTACTGGCGACAGCAGTATCCCGGTATTGGTGCGCTTCTTTagagaaaaagacaatatacggttatatatttaaataCAGAACGTGCGGAACGACAAACCCATCATCAGTGTCACACGACTGAGAAGACTTCCCCATTTAGACTCTCTCCATGAGGGATCAGCggctaaaaagaaaaacaatcagcagcagcagcagagCGTCAGCATCAGCGCTAGAGTCATCACCCCGGCAGTCCATGGTCATTCCCGCGAACTTTCCATTTGTCCGGCGCACCATACCAGCGGCAACCACACTGcgcatatatatatatacaagaCACACATACACACAGTATAGGATACAGAAAGGGGAAAACACATAACAGTAACCCCATCCCCTGTCCGTACACAATGCCAAACAACTTGAAAAGACTTCCCGTTCCTCCTCTGCAGGACACGCTCAACCGCTACCTAGCACGCGTGGAACCGCTGCAGGACGAACGCCAGAACCGCCGCACGCGCCGCACTGTGCTCTCCGCAGAAAACCTGGACGCACTGAACACGCTGCACGAGCGGCTGCTAGAATACGACGCACGCCTCGCAGCAAACAACCCCCAATCTTCGTACATCGAGCAGTTTTGGTACGACGCGTACCTGCTGTACGACGCATCCGTCGTCCTCAACGTTAACCCGTACTTCCAACTGCAAGACGACCCAACCATCAAAGACACCCCAGAGACCGCGGCACAGGGACCGTACGGCGCTCACACGGTGCAAGTACGTCGTGCCGCACGACTCACCACCTCCATCCTCAAGTTCATCCGCCAGATCCGCCACGGCACTCTGCGCACAGACACCGTGCGCGGCAAAACGCCCCTGTCCATGGACCAATATGAGCGGCTATTTGGATCCAGCAGAATACCTCCGGGCCCCGGCGAGCCCTCTTGCCACTTGCAAACAGACGCCACGTCGCATCACGTGGTGGCAATGTATCGTGGCCAGTTCTACTGGTTCGACGTGCTGGACACCCGCAACGAGCCCATCTTTGCCACCCCAGAGCAACTGGAATGGAACCTGTACTCCATCATCATGGACGCGGAATCCGCCTCCAGCGGATCCGCGCCCTTTGGCGTGTTCACCACCGAGTCGCGTCGTGTGTGGTCCAACATCAGAGACTATCTGTTCCACGCCGAAGACTGTACCAACTGGCGCAATCTCAAACTGATCGACTCCGCGTTGTTCGTGATCTGTCTCGACGACGTAGCGTTTGCCGCGGACCAACAGGACGAGCTCACGCGTTCGATGCTGTGCGGGACTTCCAACATCAACCTCGACCCGCGCCAGCACCAGCCGCCATTGAACGTGCAAACGGGTACCTGTCTCAACCGCTGGTATGACAAGTTACAACTGATCGTGACCAAGAACGGCAAGGCCGGCATCAACTTCGAACACACGGGCGTAGACGGCCACACCGTGCTGCGACTTGCCACAGACATCTACACAGACTCGATTCTGAGTTTTGCACGTGGTGTCACCAAGAACGTAGTGGACATCTTTGGCGATGATGGGAAaccaccatcatcatcagcaTCAGCAGCATCAGCCGCTCGCTCCGCCAACTTGATCACCATCCCCCGTAAACTGGAATGGCGTACGGATAATTTTCTGCAATCATCGTTGCACTTTGCCGAGACCCGCATCTCGGACCTCATCTCGCAGTACGAGTTTGTCAATCTTGACTTCTCGCAATACGGCGCCTCGCACGTCAAGTCGCTGTTCAAATGCTCTCCGGACGCCTTCGTGCAGCAGGTGTTCCAGGTCGCCTATTTCGCGCTGTACGGCCGGTTCGAGACCGTGTACGAGCCTGCCATGACCAAGGCGTTCCAGAACGGCCGCACGGAGGCCATCCGTTCTGTTACGCTGCAATCCAAGCTCTTTGTCAAGTCGCTGCTGGACCAGGACGCCTCGGACTCCACCAAGGTCCAGCTCTTGCACGAGGCGTGCGCCGCACATTCGCAAATCACTAGGGAATGCTCGCAGGGTCTGGGCCAGGACCGCCACCTGTATGCTCTATACTGCATCTGGAACCAGTGGTACAAGGACAAGCTGGAGCTGCCTCCCATCTTCCAGGACAAGTCGTGGGCCGCCATGCAGAACAACGTTTTGAGCACTTCCAACTGCGGTAACCCATGCCTCAGAAGTTTCGGGTTCGGACCCGTCACTGCTAACGGCTTCGGCATCGGCTACATCATCAGAGACCATTCCATCTCCGTGGTTGTGTCTTC
Proteins encoded:
- the SMKI01G0845 gene encoding DUP/COS family protein; protein product: MKSLPEDIFHSYWNYLFNEVVHYLPIMVVVLIIVGLVLSMVHFRDSKPCVHVLGVLLFLTPFALIVPICFFREQLGDRNFQRKLLVEVITRKPAVKGKEWKTITYNMNQYLFVNNLWNTPYYFYRDEDCHRYFLSLIEGHTFKKQDKSSINSVKDVQRTEFFTFSPGPNYQVCLSKAAEIEQRSQNYYWRQQYPGIGALL
- the YAT1 gene encoding carnitine O-acetyltransferase YAT1 (similar to Saccharomyces cerevisiae YAT1 (YAR035W); ancestral locus Anc_3.176), which produces MPNNLKRLPVPPLQDTLNRYLARVEPLQDERQNRRTRRTVLSAENLDALNTLHERLLEYDARLAANNPQSSYIEQFWYDAYLLYDASVVLNVNPYFQLQDDPTIKDTPETAAQGPYGAHTVQVRRAARLTTSILKFIRQIRHGTLRTDTVRGKTPLSMDQYERLFGSSRIPPGPGEPSCHLQTDATSHHVVAMYRGQFYWFDVLDTRNEPIFATPEQLEWNLYSIIMDAESASSGSAPFGVFTTESRRVWSNIRDYLFHAEDCTNWRNLKLIDSALFVICLDDVAFAADQQDELTRSMLCGTSNINLDPRQHQPPLNVQTGTCLNRWYDKLQLIVTKNGKAGINFEHTGVDGHTVLRLATDIYTDSILSFARGVTKNVVDIFGDDGKPPSSSASAASAARSANLITIPRKLEWRTDNFLQSSLHFAETRISDLISQYEFVNLDFSQYGASHVKSLFKCSPDAFVQQVFQVAYFALYGRFETVYEPAMTKAFQNGRTEAIRSVTLQSKLFVKSLLDQDASDSTKVQLLHEACAAHSQITRECSQGLGQDRHLYALYCIWNQWYKDKLELPPIFQDKSWAAMQNNVLSTSNCGNPCLRSFGFGPVTANGFGIGYIIRDHSISVVVSSRHRQTARFVSLMEKSLLEIDRIFKRQQRHAAKPAARATASAGTKSEDMKYLLSGYDYFDVSVSG